The Neodiprion fabricii isolate iyNeoFabr1 chromosome 4, iyNeoFabr1.1, whole genome shotgun sequence genome window below encodes:
- the LOC124179990 gene encoding very-long-chain (3R)-3-hydroxyacyl-CoA dehydratase 2: protein MAGKNGKNKEPSALAKFYLLGYNLGQVIGWTYLLYQIQGYYLGLAGDETLWNTVRMTVIIFQNAAVLEIINAVTGLVPSNPVITIFQVLSRVMVVCGVILATPLEYAAASPGLPLALIAWAITEIIRYLYYFLNLLGHVPYPIVWLRYTMFIVLYPIGITGELLCLYAAQTYAHISSDAWSYILPNAWNFTFNYRYFLIFVMLLYIPLFPHLYLHMFAQRRKILGTPMQTSSKKIH, encoded by the exons ATGGCGggtaaaaatggaaaaaataaggaGCCTAGTGCTCTTGCCAAATTTTACCTACTTGGTTACAACTTGGGCCAGGTTATTGG ATGGACATACTTATTATACCAAATTCAAGGGTATTATCTTGGCTTGGCAGGAGATGAAACTCTATGGAACACTGTGCGAATGacagttattatttttcaaaatgccGCTGTTTTAGAG ATCATTAACGCAGTGACTGGCCTTGTTCCATCAAATCCAGTCatcacaatatttcaagttCTTAGTCGCGTTATGGTAGTTTGTGGTGTAATATTGGCTACACCTCTTGAATATGCAGCTGCATCGCCTGGCCTTCCCCTAGCTCTTATTGCTTGGGCCATCACTGAAATTATAAGATATTTGTACTACTTCCTGAATCTCCTCGGACATGTTCCTTACCCCATTGTATGGCTCAG GTACACAATGTTCATTGTCCTGTATCCAATTGGAATTACTGGTGAATTGCTCTGTTTATATGCAGCCCAAACATACGCTCATATCAGTTCAGATGCATGGAGCTATATATTGCCCAATGCTTGGAATTTCACATTCAACTACCGTTACTTCCTTATCTTTGTCATGCTTCTCTACATTCCAC TTTTCCCACATCTGTACCTGCATATGTTTGCTCAAAGACGTAAAATCCTGGGAACTCCTATGCAAACGTCATCTAAAAAAATACACTGA
- the LOC124180042 gene encoding 60S ribosomal protein L30, which yields MVAQKKQKKAMESINSRLALVMKSGKYVLGYKQTLKSLRQGKAKLVIIANNTPPLRKSEIEYYAMLAKTGVHHYTGNNIELGTACGKYFRVCTLSITDPGDSDIIKSMPTGDQA from the exons AAAAAGGCTATGGAGAGCATCAACTCCAGGCTTGCTCTGGTAATGAAATCCGGAAAATACGTTCTGGGCTACAAACAGACGTTGAAGTCACTTCGCCAAGGCAAAGCAAAGCTCGTCATCATTGCCAACAATACCCCACCACTAAG GAAGTCCGAAATTGAGTATTATGCCATGTTGGCGAAGACCGGTGTCCATCACTACACGGGAAATAACATCGAATTGGGAACAGCTTGTGGTAAATACTTCAGAGTTTGTACCCTTTCGATCACTGATCCTGGAGATTCGGACATCATCAAATCCATGCCAACTGGTGATCAGGCTTAA